A window of the Kosakonia radicincitans DSM 16656 genome harbors these coding sequences:
- a CDS encoding tetratricopeptide repeat protein → MTTQMTLQEALRLAWQHWNAGQAPQAEHYCRQILAQHAGQPDALHLLGLIAHACGHLDRAIAHLREACSAPQFSALYASNLAEMYRQKGERAEGEQWARKAISLDPTLVNGWNNLGILLQEQEKLVESVLCLEKVVALTPGAAQAHGNLANTLRRLGRVDDALAHYQRALTLAPDEPSIHNNVAGLLLDSGNTEQALAHCQRALQQESRLVGGWMTLVSIYLARGDLTAAEQALVRLQGLAPQHPATQQKQAQLRQLQGRNRQAAPTDFSGILQQVQPLLDEGHYLAAETLLRPFVSSGNGPLAIWQRLALALRAQGQLEETLAIQKMLVDHLPGDAVARFDLAETLLLTGDLPNGWREYRHRYQMPHTRDMSRRVQQAPRWQGQPLPGKTLLIFDEQGFGDTLQFIRFVQQAKRQSLARIVLDVHPQLLALIRRAFPDEQMLGRGELPPAFDAYCELMDLPGLLNIQLADLPAATGYLHADPQRLAHWQARLAGLPRPWVALVWAGRPTHVNDCRRSLSLAQFAPFARTDATFLLIQKGDASQQTPPEGMRTEALSAEIEDFDDTAAILSLADLLISVDSSPVHLAGALQRPCWTLLPFIPDWRWLMQRDDSPWYPGMRLFRQPAIDDWATTLENTASALQAWIETPSEG, encoded by the coding sequence ATGACAACACAGATGACATTGCAGGAAGCGTTACGCCTTGCGTGGCAACACTGGAATGCGGGACAAGCGCCGCAGGCCGAACACTACTGCCGCCAGATCCTCGCACAACACGCTGGCCAGCCGGATGCGCTGCATCTGCTCGGGCTTATCGCCCACGCCTGTGGTCATCTTGATCGCGCCATCGCCCATCTGCGTGAAGCCTGTTCAGCCCCGCAATTCTCCGCGCTCTACGCCAGCAATCTGGCGGAAATGTACCGGCAAAAGGGCGAGCGCGCCGAAGGTGAACAGTGGGCGCGAAAAGCCATCAGTCTCGATCCCACGCTGGTGAACGGCTGGAACAACCTCGGCATTTTATTGCAGGAGCAAGAAAAACTGGTTGAGAGCGTGCTGTGCCTGGAAAAAGTCGTGGCGCTGACGCCGGGCGCTGCGCAGGCACACGGGAACCTGGCCAACACCTTGCGTCGTCTCGGCCGCGTTGATGATGCGCTGGCCCATTATCAACGCGCGCTGACGCTCGCGCCGGATGAGCCGTCAATCCATAACAACGTTGCCGGGCTGCTGCTTGATAGCGGAAATACGGAACAGGCGTTGGCCCACTGCCAGCGCGCGTTACAACAGGAGTCCCGGCTGGTCGGCGGCTGGATGACGCTGGTCAGCATTTACCTTGCGCGTGGCGATCTTACGGCCGCAGAGCAGGCGCTGGTACGTTTGCAGGGGCTGGCACCGCAGCACCCGGCAACACAGCAAAAACAGGCGCAGTTACGGCAGTTGCAGGGCCGTAATCGCCAGGCCGCCCCGACCGACTTCAGCGGCATACTGCAACAGGTTCAGCCGCTACTTGATGAAGGTCACTATCTTGCCGCCGAAACGCTGCTGCGCCCGTTTGTCAGCAGCGGTAATGGGCCACTGGCCATCTGGCAACGGCTGGCGCTGGCGTTGCGGGCGCAAGGCCAGCTGGAAGAGACGCTGGCGATCCAGAAAATGCTGGTTGATCATCTGCCCGGCGATGCGGTAGCGCGTTTTGATCTGGCCGAAACCCTGCTGCTGACCGGCGATCTGCCAAACGGCTGGCGTGAATACCGCCACCGCTATCAGATGCCGCATACCCGTGACATGTCGCGGCGGGTGCAGCAAGCGCCGCGCTGGCAAGGCCAGCCGCTGCCCGGCAAAACGCTACTGATTTTCGATGAACAAGGGTTCGGCGATACGCTGCAATTCATCCGCTTTGTGCAACAGGCAAAACGCCAGAGCCTGGCGCGCATTGTACTGGATGTACATCCGCAGTTGCTGGCGCTGATACGCCGCGCCTTTCCCGATGAGCAGATGCTCGGCCGCGGCGAACTGCCCCCGGCATTTGACGCCTATTGCGAACTGATGGATCTGCCTGGCTTGTTAAATATTCAACTGGCGGATTTACCGGCCGCGACGGGTTATCTGCATGCCGATCCACAACGGCTGGCGCACTGGCAGGCGCGTCTTGCCGGGTTACCGCGCCCGTGGGTGGCGCTGGTATGGGCCGGTCGCCCGACGCACGTCAATGACTGCCGCCGCTCGCTGTCACTGGCGCAATTTGCGCCGTTCGCCCGTACGGATGCCACTTTTCTGTTGATCCAGAAAGGCGACGCCAGCCAGCAAACACCGCCGGAAGGGATGCGTACAGAAGCGCTCAGCGCCGAAATTGAGGATTTCGATGACACGGCGGCCATTCTGTCGCTGGCGGATCTTCTGATCTCCGTGGACTCCTCGCCGGTACATCTGGCCGGTGCGTTGCAGCGCCCCTGCTGGACGCTGCTGCCATTTATTCCGGACTGGCGCTGGCTGATGCAACGGGACGACTCACCGTGGTATCCCGGCATGCGGCTGTTCCGCCAGCCCGCCATTGACGACTGGGCAACCACGCTGGAGAACACCGCCAGCGCCTTGCAGGCCTGGATAGAAACGCCTAGCGAAGGATGA
- a CDS encoding DUF2238 domain-containing protein — MKPVNRTALNTAAFLLLLILLYTGLSAKDRTTWLMEVIPVLIVVPLLLATWRRYPLTSLLYVLIFFHAIILMVGGMYTYAKVPIGFDVQHLFGLSRNPYDKLGHFFQGLVPALAAREILLRGQYVRGGKMLDFIVCCIALAISATYELIEWWAALAMGQGADEFLGTQGDPWDTQSDMFCALLGSLTSVLLLGRWHTHLLKK; from the coding sequence ATGAAGCCTGTGAATCGCACTGCGCTGAACACGGCAGCGTTTCTGCTGCTGTTGATCCTTCTCTATACCGGTCTCTCTGCCAAAGATCGTACCACCTGGCTGATGGAAGTGATTCCCGTGCTGATCGTGGTGCCGCTGCTGCTCGCCACCTGGCGGCGCTATCCGCTCACTTCGCTGCTCTATGTGCTGATTTTCTTCCACGCCATCATCCTGATGGTGGGTGGTATGTACACCTACGCCAAAGTGCCCATTGGTTTTGATGTGCAGCACTTATTCGGCCTGAGCCGCAACCCGTACGATAAGCTCGGCCACTTCTTTCAGGGGCTGGTGCCTGCGCTTGCGGCGCGGGAGATCCTGCTGCGCGGGCAGTACGTGCGCGGCGGCAAAATGCTCGACTTTATTGTCTGCTGCATCGCGCTGGCCATCAGCGCCACCTATGAACTGATCGAGTGGTGGGCGGCGCTGGCGATGGGCCAGGGCGCCGATGAGTTTCTCGGAACGCAGGGCGATCCCTGGGATACGCAGTCAGATATGTTCTGCGCCCTGCTCGGTTCGCTGACTAGCGTGTTACTGCTGGGGCGCTGGCATACACACTTGCTTAAAAAGTAA